tttaaaacacaagaaaatgatAGGAATCAAACAGcagttcagcagcagcagaaatgtcttgtgtgttgtatatcgaggaaaatataataataataataataaatttggaaTTTGAACTGAATTCATTTTCCCTTCTCTCCGCCAtcttcaattgaaatttacagATATACTtaaaattctctctctctcttttatcgTTTGCGTTTTCTATCTACATAGTACAGTCATCTCGCGAtggattggatttttatttgtgctgCGTTGTTGTGAGTCAAATGGATCTGAGATTGGGACTGAATCGGAAGACGCCGTCCTTACTCTTTGGCGAGTCGGCGTCGGGGCTTGGGCTTAAAAAAACACCGGCGTgatggtagtggtggtggaggaggtgcTGCTGCGGCGCACCCGCCGCTCCTGGGTGCTGGTTGTTGACGGACGGCGAATTGGGTTGCGGCCGCTGATGGACGGACGTCGCGGGTGGAGACAGCGGGCTCGGCTGCAATTTGTCCCGGCTGCAGTCGGCCGCCGTCAGAAAGGGATTGGGCCGGTGGAGGTGGTGCTGGTGAGGGCTCTGCGGGGAGACGGCCGGCGACAGGGACGACGGCCGGCAGTCCTCTTTAGCTGGCCCGTCGCCTCGATGATTACTGTGCCGGGCCAGCCCTAAAAAAGCCGccgaggcggcggcggcggcagctgCAGCGGCGTACATCCCGTGAAACTGTTGGTGATGCTGCTGCATGCTGGCGTAAGGGAAGGCGCCCGACGGCGCCATTCCGGCGTAGGCCATGTAAGACGGAATCGGCATCAAAAGGtgcggatgctgctgctgctgctccgccggctgctgctgatgttgcgGCGTcgaacttttattttcaatcggTTTGGCCAAGGCGGAAGAAGCGGATGGAGGCGGAGGGGTCACAGTGGCCGGTCGGGCCACTTCCTCGTCGGCATCCTCGGCTTCAATGTCCACTTCCGACTCGTCGTCGGATGGTGAGGCGGATGAAGAGGACGACGAATCGGCCGCCGAGTCTCGGTCGTCGAGGAGGAGCATTTCACTTTTGTTGCCCAGCATCTTCTTGTGTTTGGCGGCCGGCTGGTCGTCGTCGGACTCGTCCGAGTCGTCGGCGATGAGACTGGCGATGGTGAAGGATCTTTTGGGCTTGGCGTTGCCGCCGGAGAGGCTGTCGGCGCCGACGGGAGACGATAGGCTCGTCGAGTGACTGGTGAATTTACCCAAAGGCGACGGCTGCTGGTGGGCACTGATGACGGAGCCGAAGCCGCCGTGATTATAGGCCGGGTAGGAAGAAGGAGAGGCCATCGACGGGGCGGGTCCATGCGGATGGAAGCCGTGGACGCGCTGCTGGGCGGCCACAGCGGCCATCATGGCCGGCGTCGGGTGGTTGGCCGCTGCGGCGGCTGCAACAGCCGCCGCCATGGCCGCCTGATTGTAAGCGGCGAATCCCATGCCGTAAGGAATGGCCGAATAGGCCGTCATGGGACCGCAGGCCGACATGTTGGACATGGCCACCTGAGTGCTGGTCGCTGATGGTAGGCTGTTGGGCGCATTGTgttgcggctgctgctgggcaacGGCTGGCAGAGGAGAAGGTGGTTCTCTGGGTGCCGGTCCGGCTGCCGTTGGTGTTGATGCCGGCCCAGGTGTGCCGTTATTAGCCGCAGCGGCCGCTTGCTGCTGgttctgctgctgcatcaTGCGGTTCATGCTGGACAAGGCGGCCAACTCGGTTTCCAGGAGATCCTTGTCGGCTTTGTGCAACTTGAAGCGCTTGCGGCGACGCAGGAGCGACCCGTTCTCGAACATGTTGATGGCGTTGGGGTGGAGGGTCCAGTAGGCGCCTTTGCCCGGGCGGTCGGGCCGTCGCGGCACTTTGAGGAAGCAGTCGTTGAACGACAAGTTGTGGCGGAGTGAATTCTGCCAGCGCTGCGTGTTCTTCCGGTAGTAAGGGAACCGCTCCATGATGTAGCGGTAAATGTCGGCCAGCGGCAGCATCCGCTCCGACGACGACAGAATGGCCATGGCCGTCAGGGCGATGTACGAATACGGCGGCTTCTGGTCGCCGTAGCTCTCGCGACATGGGCGCggcatttttttgaatgattctcttcttcttccgactcCCGTGTCAaatctcttccggatggaaactttttttaagacgGAACTCGATcggagaaacaaaattgtttgggTCAGGTGCGGAATGATTAGCGCATCGAAGGGGAAAATGTCGAACAAAACGGCACTGGCGCTCACTAAAGTGTCACTGGATCGTGGAGTGTGCGGATGAGAAATAATCAAACCAACAGGGGAGgcgaaagtgaaagaaaatgcaCTTTGACGGAATTGAAAATCAACTGAGCTGGTGGGGGAAAGGGCAGGATGAGACGTTGTGCCTGCAGCACGGTCGCTGATAGAATGTTTAGTTCCAGGGGCCAGCAGGCTGGAATATAGCCCAGGTTTTTCGGTTCGAAAAAATAGGAGGGAAAGACGGGCGCGGTGGGAGGTGGTGAGTGTGAATCCTCCGCGTTGTCTCTGCACTCGGTGGGCCAGTGGAGTCGGCAGGCTCCGCCTCTTGGAAAGCCGAGTCCTCCTCCAGCCGATTGGTCGGCCGCCAGGAGCCAATGGAGCGTCAAGAGCCTCCCGCTCTTGCAGCACCTCCTGAAAGGCGCTGGGTGCATAGGAGGTGGGCTGGACCACCTTATATTCCTATCagatattctcttttttctttttgaccattttgtgtgtgtgtgtgcgtgtgtgtgattgtaaaatgtgtcTAACTTGGTAATCAGCCCATTTGGATGCAGAATCTACAACTCCACATCGGGAACGTCCAAATAAAAACACGGCGCGctcgagaaaaacaaaa
This DNA window, taken from Daphnia pulex isolate KAP4 chromosome 2, ASM2113471v1, encodes the following:
- the LOC124208099 gene encoding RNA polymerase II degradation factor 1-like, with amino-acid sequence MPRPCRESYGDQKPPYSYIALTAMAILSSSERMLPLADIYRYIMERFPYYRKNTQRWQNSLRHNLSFNDCFLKVPRRPDRPGKGAYWTLHPNAINMFENGSLLRRRKRFKLHKADKDLLETELAALSSMNRMMQQQNQQQAAAAANNGTPGPASTPTAAGPAPREPPSPLPAVAQQQPQHNAPNSLPSATSTQVAMSNMSACGPMTAYSAIPYGMGFAAYNQAAMAAAVAAAAAANHPTPAMMAAVAAQQRVHGFHPHGPAPSMASPSSYPAYNHGGFGSVISAHQQPSPLGKFTSHSTSLSSPVGADSLSGGNAKPKRSFTIASLIADDSDESDDDQPAAKHKKMLGNKSEMLLLDDRDSAADSSSSSSASPSDDESEVDIEAEDADEEVARPATVTPPPPSASSALAKPIENKSSTPQHQQQPAEQQQQHPHLLMPIPSYMAYAGMAPSGAFPYASMQQHHQQFHGMYAAAAAAAAASAAFLGLARHSNHRGDGPAKEDCRPSSLSPAVSPQSPHQHHLHRPNPFLTAADCSRDKLQPSPLSPPATSVHQRPQPNSPSVNNQHPGAAGAPQQHLLHHHYHHAGVFLSPSPDADSPKSKDGVFRFSPNLRSI